A genomic window from Synechococcus sp. CBW1107 includes:
- a CDS encoding S-(hydroxymethyl)glutathione dehydrogenase/class III alcohol dehydrogenase, which translates to MIRSRAAVAWAAGQPLEITEIEVAPPAAGEVLLRVVATGVCHTDAFTLSGQDPEGLFPAVLGHEGGAVVEEVGPGVTSVAVGDHVIPLYTPECRACSFCLSGKTNLCQAIRGTQGKGLMPDGTSRFSRGGRMIHHYMGTSTFSEYTVVPEIAVARISKDAPLEKVCLLGCGVTTGIGAVLNTAKVEAGSSVAVFGLGGIGLAVIIGAVMAGASRIIGIDTNPGKFAIARQLGATDCLDPGDHDAPIQDVVIDLSDGGVDYSFECIGNVQVMRAALECCHKGWGESTIIGVAGAGQEISTRPFQLVTGRVWRGSAFGGVRGRTELPGYVERFQSGEIPLDTFITHTMPLEEINRAFELMHAGQSIRSVIHFNP; encoded by the coding sequence ATGATCCGTTCCCGCGCAGCCGTGGCCTGGGCCGCGGGCCAGCCTCTGGAGATCACGGAGATCGAGGTGGCCCCGCCGGCGGCCGGTGAGGTGCTGCTGCGGGTGGTGGCCACCGGTGTGTGCCACACCGATGCCTTCACCCTCTCGGGCCAGGACCCGGAGGGCCTCTTCCCCGCCGTGCTCGGCCATGAGGGCGGCGCTGTGGTGGAGGAGGTGGGTCCCGGCGTGACCTCCGTGGCGGTGGGGGATCACGTGATTCCCCTGTACACGCCGGAGTGCCGTGCCTGCAGCTTCTGCCTCTCCGGCAAGACCAACCTCTGTCAGGCGATCCGCGGCACCCAGGGCAAGGGGCTGATGCCCGACGGCACCAGTCGCTTCTCCCGTGGCGGCCGGATGATCCACCACTACATGGGCACCTCCACGTTCTCGGAATACACCGTGGTTCCCGAGATCGCCGTGGCCCGGATCAGCAAGGACGCGCCCCTGGAGAAGGTCTGTCTGCTGGGCTGCGGGGTCACCACCGGCATCGGAGCGGTGCTCAACACCGCCAAGGTGGAGGCCGGCAGCAGCGTGGCGGTCTTCGGACTCGGCGGCATCGGTCTGGCGGTGATCATCGGTGCGGTGATGGCCGGCGCCAGCCGCATCATCGGCATCGACACCAACCCCGGGAAGTTCGCGATCGCCCGTCAGCTCGGCGCCACCGATTGCCTCGATCCGGGCGACCACGATGCTCCGATCCAGGACGTCGTGATCGATCTCAGTGATGGTGGCGTGGACTATTCCTTCGAGTGCATCGGCAACGTGCAGGTGATGCGTGCCGCCCTGGAGTGCTGCCACAAGGGCTGGGGCGAATCCACGATCATCGGCGTGGCCGGTGCCGGTCAGGAGATCTCCACCCGCCCCTTCCAGCTCGTGACCGGCCGGGTCTGGCGTGGCTCGGCCTTCGGTGGGGTGCGGGGCCGCACGGAACTGCCGGGCTATGTGGAGCGCTTCCAGAGCGGTGAGATTCCGCTCGACACCTTCATCACCCACACCATGCCCCTGGAGGAGATCAACCGGGCCTTCGAGCTGATGCACGCGGGCCAGAGCATCCGCTCGGTGATCCACTTCAACCCCTGA
- a CDS encoding glucose-6-phosphate isomerase has protein sequence MTTLPDYSFHEPLVQWQRFCDLLWHHDDLGFWVDVSRMALNLADFEALEPAFDRAFAAMQALEDGAIANPDEGRQVGHYWLRAPELAPDPEAGAHIQAEVERIDAFGRQVIEGACPAPSGKPFTDVLWIGIGGSGLGPLLILRALKEEGVGLPFHFFDNVDPQGMSRTLSALGDRLSTTLVVVVSKSGGTPEPRLGMEQARARLEALGGSWARQAVAVTMVGSQLDQRAEAEGWLARFDMFDWVGGRTSITSAVGLLPAALIGADLHGFLEGAARMDAATRVPSLRANPAALMAAAWHVAGGGAGGRDMVVLPYRDRLEVFSRYLQQLVMESLGKRLDREGREVHQGIAVYGNKGSTDQHAYVQQLRDGVDNFFVTFIEALDDPADVAPIGGDYPGDFLDGFLQGTRSALTEGGRQSLSISLRHFDARSLGALVALFERAVGLYGELVNVNAYDQPGVEAGKKAAATILDLQGRVEALLADGQPRSVQAIREELQLPSPEAAFWILRHLCGNDRGFSARGDWGEPAGLVFQKG, from the coding sequence ATGACGACGCTTCCGGATTACAGCTTCCATGAACCCCTGGTGCAGTGGCAGCGCTTCTGCGACCTGCTCTGGCATCACGACGACCTGGGCTTCTGGGTCGATGTCAGCCGGATGGCGCTCAACCTGGCCGATTTCGAAGCCCTTGAGCCTGCCTTCGATCGGGCCTTCGCGGCCATGCAGGCCCTGGAGGACGGCGCCATCGCCAACCCCGACGAGGGGCGTCAGGTCGGTCATTACTGGTTGCGTGCCCCCGAACTGGCACCGGATCCGGAGGCGGGAGCGCACATCCAGGCGGAGGTGGAGCGGATCGATGCCTTCGGCCGGCAGGTGATCGAGGGAGCCTGCCCGGCTCCGTCCGGCAAGCCCTTCACAGACGTCCTCTGGATCGGCATCGGCGGGTCCGGTCTGGGTCCATTGCTGATCCTGCGCGCTCTCAAGGAGGAGGGGGTGGGGCTGCCCTTCCACTTCTTCGACAACGTCGATCCCCAGGGAATGAGCCGCACCCTCTCGGCCCTGGGGGATCGGCTGAGCACCACCCTGGTGGTGGTGGTGAGCAAGTCGGGCGGCACTCCCGAGCCCCGTCTGGGCATGGAGCAGGCCAGGGCCCGCCTGGAGGCCCTCGGCGGATCCTGGGCCCGGCAGGCCGTTGCCGTCACCATGGTGGGCTCTCAGCTGGATCAGCGGGCCGAAGCCGAAGGCTGGCTCGCCCGCTTCGACATGTTCGATTGGGTGGGGGGACGCACCAGCATCACCAGCGCTGTGGGCCTGCTGCCGGCGGCCCTGATCGGCGCCGATCTCCACGGGTTCCTCGAGGGGGCGGCGCGCATGGATGCCGCCACCCGGGTGCCCAGCCTGCGCGCGAACCCCGCGGCCCTGATGGCCGCGGCCTGGCATGTGGCCGGCGGCGGTGCCGGAGGGCGCGACATGGTGGTCCTCCCCTACCGCGACCGGCTGGAGGTCTTCAGCCGCTACCTGCAGCAGCTGGTGATGGAATCCCTGGGCAAGCGGCTCGACCGGGAAGGCCGTGAGGTGCATCAGGGCATTGCCGTCTACGGCAACAAGGGCTCCACCGATCAGCACGCTTACGTGCAGCAGCTCCGTGACGGGGTCGACAACTTCTTCGTCACTTTCATCGAGGCTCTCGATGACCCCGCCGATGTGGCTCCCATTGGCGGGGACTACCCCGGAGACTTCCTCGATGGATTCCTGCAGGGAACCCGCTCCGCCCTCACCGAAGGCGGGCGTCAGAGCCTGTCGATCAGCCTGCGCCACTTCGATGCCCGCAGCCTGGGGGCGCTGGTGGCCCTGTTCGAGCGGGCCGTGGGGCTCTACGGCGAACTGGTGAACGTGAATGCCTACGACCAGCCCGGGGTGGAGGCGGGCAAGAAGGCCGCTGCCACGATCCTGGACCTTCAGGGTCGGGTGGAGGCTCTGCTGGCGGATGGGCAGCCCCGCTCCGTGCAGGCGATCCGCGAGGAGCTGCAGCTCCCCAGTCCCGAGGCGGCCTTCTGGATCCTGCGGCACCTCTGCGGCAATGACCGCGGCTTCAGCGCCCGAGGCGACTGGGGCGAACCGGCCGGTCTGGTGTTCCAGAAGGGGTGA
- a CDS encoding DUF1257 domain-containing protein: MSHLSILPTVIRDLDLLAASLADLGCDPIRAGVLEGFAGERTAVDLRVRLAGEQWIGWHRQPDGSLALLGDLQRLSRSRSLQTFLGRLTRRYAARLALKDAALVLPMASIELVS, translated from the coding sequence TTGTCCCATCTCTCCATCCTGCCAACGGTGATCCGCGATCTGGACCTGCTGGCAGCATCCCTGGCCGACCTCGGCTGTGACCCGATCCGAGCCGGCGTGCTTGAAGGCTTTGCCGGGGAGCGCACAGCGGTGGATCTGAGGGTCCGTCTGGCCGGGGAGCAGTGGATCGGTTGGCACCGGCAGCCCGACGGCAGCCTGGCTCTGCTGGGTGATCTGCAGCGTCTGAGCCGCTCCCGTTCTCTGCAGACTTTCCTCGGCCGCCTCACCCGGCGCTATGCCGCCAGGCTCGCCCTGAAGGACGCTGCCCTCGTACTGCCGATGGCCTCGATCGAACTGGTGTCCTGA
- the leuS gene encoding leucine--tRNA ligase, whose protein sequence is MAESDHRSSPGISTDSSRYRPDAIETVWQRRWQEQGLHRTPEPGDGGEDNGSDDTFYALSMFPYPSGNLHMGHVRNYVITDVIARVQRLRGRKVLHPMGWDAFGLPAENAAIERGVDPGDWTDANIAQMRAQLQRLGLSIDWDREVATCHADYYRWTQWLFLQFHEAGLAYRKEATVNWDPIDQTVLANEQVDSEGRSWRSGALVEKRKLRQWFLKITDYAQQLLDDLSQLEGWPERVRTMQANWIGRSTGAELRFTVVDAGGNDTAETITVFTTRPDTIFGASYVVLAPEHPQVASLTTPEHQIAVEAFCDLVSRQSEQERTAEDKPKRGVPIGTQVRNPANGALIPIWIADYVLAEYGTGAVMGVPAHDQRDFLFARQYELPVQQVIIPEGSDEHAFEGGAWTESGVLIHSGRFDGLPNSEAKAAISAAAEAEGWGREKVQFRLRDWLISRQRYWGCPIPMIHCDDCGVVPVPADQLPVKLPRDVAFSGKGTSPLAQLEPWVTVSCPCCGRPARRETDTMDTFMCSSWYYLRYSDAQNEQLPFSQEAVNSWLPVDQYVGGIEHAILHLLYSRFFTKVLRDRGLLGFDEPFQRLLTQGMVQAITYKNPQTGRYVAPAEVADPTDPRDPIDGERLDTFYEKMSKSKYNGVDPAVVIDRYGADTARMFILFKAPPEKDLEWDDADVEGQFRFLQRLWRLVDVAVTRGLRLPDQPDAPAGASTPAEQELRRAVHGAIAAIDDDLAPGHYQFNTAVSELMKLSNAMTAQLEMVAEPVAIEALSALVILLAPFAPHLAEELWQRLGGSGSVHRQRWPVADPSALIQDTVPLVIQVKGKVRGQLEVPADADAATLERLALESDIALRWLEGQPPRRVIVVPGKLVNLVP, encoded by the coding sequence ATGGCCGAGTCCGACCACCGATCCAGCCCTGGAATCAGCACGGACAGCAGCCGCTACCGACCCGACGCGATCGAAACCGTCTGGCAACGGCGCTGGCAGGAGCAGGGGCTCCACCGGACCCCCGAACCCGGCGACGGCGGCGAGGACAACGGCAGCGACGACACGTTCTACGCGCTCTCGATGTTCCCCTATCCCTCGGGGAACCTGCACATGGGCCATGTGCGCAATTACGTGATCACCGACGTGATCGCCCGGGTGCAGCGGCTTCGCGGCCGCAAGGTGCTGCACCCCATGGGCTGGGACGCCTTCGGTCTGCCGGCGGAGAACGCCGCGATCGAGCGGGGTGTGGATCCCGGCGACTGGACCGATGCCAACATCGCCCAGATGCGCGCCCAGCTGCAGCGCCTCGGCCTCTCGATCGACTGGGACCGGGAGGTGGCCACCTGCCACGCCGACTACTACCGCTGGACCCAGTGGCTGTTCCTCCAGTTCCACGAGGCGGGCCTGGCCTACCGCAAGGAGGCCACGGTCAACTGGGATCCCATCGATCAGACGGTGCTGGCCAACGAGCAGGTGGACAGCGAAGGCCGTTCCTGGCGTTCGGGCGCCCTGGTGGAGAAGCGCAAGCTGCGCCAATGGTTCCTGAAGATCACCGACTACGCCCAGCAGCTGCTCGACGACCTCAGCCAGCTGGAGGGCTGGCCGGAGCGGGTGCGCACCATGCAGGCCAACTGGATCGGCCGCAGCACCGGTGCTGAGCTGCGATTCACGGTGGTCGATGCCGGGGGCAACGACACGGCGGAGACCATCACCGTGTTCACCACCCGCCCGGACACGATCTTCGGCGCCAGCTACGTGGTGCTGGCCCCAGAGCATCCGCAGGTGGCCTCGCTCACCACTCCTGAGCACCAGATCGCGGTGGAGGCCTTCTGCGATCTGGTCTCGCGCCAGAGCGAGCAGGAGCGCACCGCGGAGGACAAGCCCAAGCGCGGTGTGCCAATCGGCACCCAGGTGCGCAATCCCGCCAACGGCGCGCTGATCCCGATCTGGATCGCCGATTACGTGCTGGCCGAGTACGGGACCGGCGCCGTGATGGGCGTGCCCGCCCACGACCAGCGCGACTTCCTGTTCGCCCGCCAGTACGAGCTGCCGGTGCAGCAGGTGATCATTCCCGAAGGCAGCGATGAACACGCCTTCGAAGGTGGCGCCTGGACGGAATCCGGCGTGCTGATCCATTCCGGCCGCTTCGACGGCCTGCCCAACAGCGAGGCCAAGGCCGCGATCAGCGCGGCTGCCGAGGCCGAGGGCTGGGGCCGCGAGAAGGTGCAGTTCCGTCTGCGCGACTGGCTGATCTCCCGCCAGCGCTACTGGGGCTGCCCGATCCCGATGATCCACTGCGACGACTGTGGTGTGGTGCCGGTGCCGGCCGATCAGCTGCCGGTGAAGCTGCCCCGCGATGTCGCCTTCAGCGGCAAGGGCACCTCACCCCTGGCCCAGCTGGAGCCCTGGGTGACGGTGAGCTGCCCCTGCTGCGGCAGACCGGCCCGGCGCGAGACCGACACCATGGACACCTTCATGTGCTCCAGCTGGTACTACCTGCGCTACAGCGATGCGCAGAACGAGCAGCTGCCCTTCAGCCAGGAGGCGGTGAACAGCTGGCTGCCCGTGGACCAGTACGTGGGCGGCATCGAGCACGCCATCCTGCACCTGCTCTATTCCCGCTTCTTCACCAAGGTGCTGCGCGACCGGGGCCTGCTGGGCTTCGACGAACCCTTCCAGCGCCTGCTGACCCAGGGCATGGTGCAGGCCATCACCTACAAGAACCCGCAGACCGGCAGGTACGTGGCCCCGGCCGAGGTGGCCGATCCCACCGATCCCCGCGATCCGATCGATGGCGAGCGGCTCGACACCTTCTACGAGAAGATGTCCAAGTCGAAGTACAACGGCGTCGATCCCGCCGTGGTGATCGACCGCTACGGGGCTGACACCGCCCGCATGTTCATCCTCTTCAAGGCACCGCCGGAGAAGGACCTGGAGTGGGACGACGCCGATGTGGAGGGGCAGTTCCGCTTCCTGCAGCGGCTGTGGCGGCTGGTGGACGTGGCGGTGACCCGGGGGCTCCGCCTGCCGGATCAACCGGACGCCCCCGCAGGAGCCAGCACCCCGGCTGAGCAGGAGCTGCGCCGCGCCGTTCACGGCGCCATCGCCGCCATCGACGATGACCTCGCCCCCGGCCACTACCAGTTCAACACCGCCGTCTCGGAGCTGATGAAGCTCAGCAACGCCATGACGGCCCAGCTGGAGATGGTGGCCGAGCCCGTGGCCATCGAAGCCCTGAGCGCCCTGGTGATCCTGCTGGCCCCCTTCGCTCCCCACCTGGCCGAAGAGCTCTGGCAGCGGCTGGGGGGCAGCGGCAGCGTGCATCGCCAACGCTGGCCCGTGGCCGATCCCTCCGCCCTGATCCAGGACACCGTGCCCCTGGTGATCCAGGTGAAGGGCAAGGTGCGCGGCCAGCTGGAGGTGCCGGCCGATGCCGATGCCGCCACCCTGGAGCGGCTGGCCCTGGAGAGTGACATCGCCCTGCGCTGGCTGGAGGGACAGCCGCCTCGGCGGGTCATCGTGGTGCCCGGCAAGCTCGTCAACCTGGTGCCCTAG
- a CDS encoding helicase DnaB produces MVSFSPRGGPNRWAVSLAAALSLLSLASGSPQRHLSSSALLTEPGLTASLSTDSSDPEAFTSEGQRPDPIDFAPGELKELQRRFGVHGPQAPLAQLFTRGLDQLTPLRARTVERLEELRPTILQESRRHRINPMLVAAVLFDEIQHAKPGEDLPLAAQSGLFSTHGPAQLGIGELIHQGLLPAEPTAEQIQTARLELLDPSRNVALLVGKFARLSRELGLPTDRQLQASRSPRDAKALATLAYLHNGKLDYPARILSYMQDPELHALIYSERKPQLSPLI; encoded by the coding sequence ATGGTTTCGTTCTCCCCCCGGGGTGGGCCGAACCGCTGGGCTGTGTCCCTGGCTGCCGCCCTGTCGCTCCTGAGCCTCGCCTCCGGCTCCCCCCAGCGCCACCTCTCCAGCTCCGCACTGCTCACCGAGCCCGGCCTGACGGCCAGCCTGAGCACGGACAGCAGTGACCCGGAAGCCTTCACCAGTGAGGGGCAGCGTCCCGATCCCATCGATTTCGCCCCGGGCGAACTGAAGGAGCTGCAACGCCGCTTCGGGGTGCACGGACCCCAGGCTCCTCTGGCTCAACTGTTCACCCGTGGCCTCGATCAACTCACCCCGCTGAGGGCCCGCACCGTGGAACGGCTCGAGGAGCTGCGGCCCACGATCCTTCAGGAAAGCCGTCGGCACCGCATCAACCCGATGCTGGTGGCGGCCGTCCTCTTTGATGAGATCCAGCACGCCAAGCCCGGCGAGGACCTTCCTCTGGCGGCCCAATCGGGGCTGTTCAGCACCCATGGACCCGCCCAGCTGGGCATCGGCGAACTCATCCATCAGGGGCTGCTCCCCGCCGAACCCACGGCCGAACAGATCCAGACCGCCCGCCTCGAGCTGCTCGATCCAAGCCGCAACGTGGCCCTCCTGGTCGGTAAGTTCGCCCGTCTGAGCCGCGAACTGGGGCTGCCCACCGACCGCCAGCTCCAGGCCAGCCGCAGCCCTCGCGATGCCAAGGCGCTCGCCACCCTCGCCTACCTCCATAACGGCAAGCTGGACTATCCCGCGCGCATCCTGAGCTACATGCAGGACCCAGAGCTGCATGCCCTGATCTATTCGGAGCGCAAGCCCCAGCTCTCCCCCCTGATCTGA
- a CDS encoding M61 family metallopeptidase, with amino-acid sequence MVDLFLDLSEPHRHLVHVSLRCTPATPVLRLRLPSWTPGSYLIRDYVRHLEALEILQGTERLQPSRTDPAGWRLDLCSQEPLEIHYDVLAADLTVRTCHLDGDHGFLALAALALQVEGERWRPHRLSLRLPAGWRAFVPLPLQADGTWLAADFDQLVDTPVEAGPHREHHFSVADVPHRWVCWDATMPARAAESDAAVPDSLLRDHPTLLKDVAAVCEACCRLMGESAPAAPEYLFVLHLLDQGYGGLEHDSSTVLQFGREALRKPEGYRQLLQLVAHEYLHQWNVRRLRPAALCPIDYDRPVIVPGLWFAEGVTSYFDQLLPHLAGLSGEDDVMHDFGTDLSRYLLTPGRLGGQSLRQSAEEAWVKLYRREANSDDNQISYYLKGSILSLVLDLELRRSGSCLAQVLRDLWDRLGRWGRGYREHDLLEAFSARSPGLGDRLPAWLDGFEDPDLPAYLQDVGLKLEPRRAPAADPGLKAALQGGVLEVVRVVRAGPAQEAGVMVGDELIALDGLRLRKPEDLAAVLQAQQRQTITISRRGLLRTLPITAAEPQIESWRLLVDPAAGPEAGERRRQWLAVVPC; translated from the coding sequence GTGGTTGACCTTTTCCTGGACCTGAGCGAGCCTCATCGCCACCTGGTCCATGTCAGCCTCCGCTGCACGCCGGCCACTCCGGTGCTGCGGTTGCGTCTGCCGTCCTGGACACCGGGGTCCTACCTGATTCGCGACTACGTCCGTCACCTGGAAGCCCTGGAGATTCTCCAGGGAACGGAACGCCTGCAGCCGAGCCGAACGGATCCCGCCGGCTGGAGACTGGATCTGTGCTCTCAGGAGCCGCTGGAGATCCACTACGACGTGCTGGCCGCCGACCTGACCGTGCGCACCTGCCACCTCGACGGCGATCATGGGTTTCTGGCCCTTGCGGCCCTGGCACTGCAGGTCGAAGGGGAACGCTGGAGGCCCCACCGCCTGAGTCTGCGCCTGCCGGCGGGCTGGCGGGCTTTCGTTCCCTTGCCGCTTCAGGCCGACGGCACCTGGCTGGCGGCCGACTTCGATCAGCTGGTGGATACCCCGGTGGAAGCGGGTCCCCACCGCGAGCACCACTTCAGCGTGGCGGATGTGCCCCATCGCTGGGTCTGCTGGGACGCCACCATGCCCGCCAGGGCCGCTGAGTCGGATGCGGCTGTTCCGGACAGCCTGCTCAGAGACCACCCCACGCTGCTGAAGGACGTGGCGGCGGTGTGTGAGGCCTGCTGCCGGTTGATGGGCGAGTCCGCCCCGGCCGCTCCCGAGTACCTGTTCGTGCTGCATCTGCTCGATCAGGGCTACGGCGGTCTCGAGCACGACAGCTCCACGGTGCTGCAGTTCGGTCGCGAGGCGCTGCGCAAGCCCGAGGGGTATCGCCAGCTGCTCCAGCTGGTGGCCCACGAGTATCTCCACCAGTGGAATGTGCGCCGGCTCAGGCCCGCGGCACTCTGTCCGATCGACTACGACCGGCCCGTGATCGTGCCCGGACTGTGGTTCGCCGAAGGCGTCACCAGTTATTTCGACCAGCTCCTGCCTCACCTGGCTGGTTTATCGGGCGAAGATGACGTGATGCATGATTTCGGCACTGATCTCAGCCGTTATCTCCTCACCCCGGGGCGCCTGGGTGGCCAGAGCCTGCGTCAGAGCGCCGAGGAAGCCTGGGTGAAGCTCTACCGGCGCGAGGCCAACAGCGACGACAACCAGATCAGCTACTACCTCAAGGGCTCCATCCTCTCCCTGGTGCTCGATCTGGAGTTGCGTCGCTCGGGATCGTGCCTGGCCCAGGTGCTGCGGGATCTCTGGGACCGTCTGGGACGCTGGGGCCGGGGCTACCGGGAGCACGACCTGCTTGAGGCCTTCAGCGCCCGCTCGCCAGGCCTGGGTGATCGTCTGCCGGCCTGGTTGGATGGGTTTGAGGATCCCGATCTGCCCGCCTACCTCCAGGATGTGGGGCTGAAGCTGGAGCCCCGGCGGGCCCCGGCAGCCGATCCCGGCCTGAAGGCAGCGCTCCAGGGGGGAGTCCTGGAGGTGGTTCGGGTGGTGCGCGCCGGGCCCGCCCAGGAGGCCGGCGTCATGGTGGGCGATGAGCTGATTGCCCTGGATGGTCTGCGCCTGCGCAAGCCCGAAGACCTGGCGGCAGTCCTGCAGGCCCAGCAGCGCCAGACGATCACCATCAGCCGGCGGGGGCTTCTGCGCACTCTGCCGATCACTGCCGCGGAGCCGCAGATCGAGAGCTGGCGGCTGCTGGTGGATCCTGCCGCCGGACCGGAGGCCGGGGAGCGCCGCCGCCAGTGGCTGGCCGTGGTGCCATGTTGA
- the fghA gene encoding S-formylglutathione hydrolase yields MLTLLSENRSFAGAHRRYRHHSALLDCAMTLAVYLPPQALAGASVPALYWLSGLTCTDENFMQKAGAHRLAASLGLALIAPDTSPRGPEVPGDPDGAWDFGHGAGFYLNASEAPWARHYRMHDYVVEELPELLERELPLNGRRGVSGHSMGGHGALVCALRHPGLYRSVSAFAPISHPSRCPWGEKAFSRYLGPDRSRWREWDACELIVSAPERLPLLIDQGLDDPFLESQLRPDDLEEAARSAGHPLELRRQPGYDHSYFFIASFIDDHLRHHAAALLPPA; encoded by the coding sequence GTGCTCACACTCCTGAGCGAGAACCGCAGCTTCGCCGGGGCCCACCGGCGCTACCGGCACCACTCCGCCCTGCTCGACTGCGCGATGACCCTGGCGGTGTACCTCCCGCCCCAGGCTCTGGCCGGTGCGTCCGTGCCGGCGTTGTACTGGCTCTCCGGCCTCACCTGCACCGACGAGAACTTCATGCAGAAGGCCGGGGCCCACCGCCTGGCCGCCAGCCTCGGTCTGGCCCTGATTGCTCCCGACACCAGCCCCAGGGGGCCCGAGGTGCCGGGGGACCCGGACGGGGCCTGGGATTTCGGTCACGGAGCCGGGTTCTACCTCAATGCCAGTGAGGCCCCCTGGGCGCGCCACTACCGCATGCACGATTACGTGGTGGAGGAGCTGCCGGAGCTGCTCGAGCGGGAGCTGCCCCTGAACGGCCGTCGCGGTGTCAGTGGCCATTCGATGGGGGGGCATGGCGCCCTGGTCTGCGCCCTGCGCCATCCCGGCCTCTACCGATCCGTCTCGGCCTTCGCGCCGATCAGCCACCCCAGCCGCTGCCCCTGGGGGGAGAAGGCCTTCAGCCGCTATCTCGGCCCGGATCGCTCCCGCTGGCGTGAGTGGGACGCCTGCGAGCTGATCGTTTCAGCGCCGGAGCGGCTGCCCCTGCTGATCGATCAGGGGCTGGACGATCCTTTCCTGGAGAGTCAGCTGCGGCCCGATGACCTGGAGGAGGCGGCCCGATCCGCCGGCCACCCCCTGGAGCTGAGGCGCCAGCCGGGCTACGACCACAGCTACTTCTTCATCGCCAGCTTCATCGACGACCACCTGCGCCACCACGCGGCGGCCCTGCTCCCGCCCGCCTAG
- the purN gene encoding phosphoribosylglycinamide formyltransferase: MPASPDPSDPPGCVQWPLAQPWPPQAGDLRLGVMASGEGSNFEALVTACREGPLRGRVLQLVVNNPGCGAQERAHRLGIPCALVDHRRHRSREELDGALIETFATTGVDLVVMAGWMRIVTPRLIGAFPSRLINIHPSLLPSFRGLDAVGQALAAGVTLSGCTAHLVTEDLDGGPILAQAAVPVFPGDDRDSLAARIHQQEHRLLPLAVALAAARLRDRTAAAADPSAPAGRPSG; this comes from the coding sequence ATGCCCGCTTCGCCAGACCCTAGCGATCCGCCCGGTTGTGTCCAGTGGCCGTTGGCACAGCCCTGGCCCCCACAGGCCGGCGATCTGCGGCTTGGGGTGATGGCCTCCGGAGAGGGGTCCAATTTCGAAGCGCTGGTGACGGCCTGCCGCGAAGGCCCCCTGAGGGGGCGTGTGCTCCAGCTGGTGGTGAACAATCCCGGCTGCGGCGCCCAGGAACGGGCCCATCGGCTGGGGATTCCCTGCGCCCTGGTGGATCACCGCCGGCACCGAAGCCGTGAGGAGCTGGATGGCGCCCTGATCGAAACCTTTGCGACCACCGGCGTGGATCTGGTGGTGATGGCCGGCTGGATGCGGATCGTCACCCCGCGTCTGATCGGCGCCTTCCCCTCGCGCCTGATCAACATCCACCCATCGTTGCTGCCCAGCTTCCGCGGGCTCGATGCCGTGGGGCAGGCCCTTGCGGCCGGAGTCACCCTCAGCGGCTGCACCGCCCACCTGGTGACCGAGGACCTCGACGGAGGTCCGATCCTGGCCCAGGCTGCCGTTCCGGTGTTCCCCGGCGACGATCGCGACAGCCTGGCGGCCAGGATTCACCAGCAGGAGCACCGCCTGCTGCCCCTGGCGGTGGCCCTCGCCGCCGCCAGGCTCAGGGATAGAACGGCAGCAGCGGCAGACCCATCGGCGCCGGCAGGCCGGCCATCAGGTTGA
- a CDS encoding peptidoglycan recognition family protein, whose amino-acid sequence MLNTLMERLRGKPLALGLLGGAAILGLGCLGWLARDLTASSEAASRPSLLQLLEQVTQPQPSPEPPARRPSPLPPPRPAWVSPLARQCVDLDPRLRLRLERELEALPVRRRRLQIDPSNYGVRFERDAFGHPVDPTPQVVVLHETVYGIGSALRTFQTPHPRDEDQVSYHTLISLDGQVIDVLDPGQRAFGAGNSAFNGRWVVTNPRVGGSINNFALHISLETPLDGEDNDSGHSGYSSRQYDALALVLTDWMRRFPIPAAHITTHRQVDLGGERADPRSFEWGALQRRLAALGQLC is encoded by the coding sequence ATGTTGAACACCCTGATGGAGCGCCTGCGCGGCAAGCCCCTGGCCCTGGGTCTTCTGGGTGGTGCGGCGATTCTTGGGCTGGGCTGCCTGGGCTGGCTGGCCCGTGATCTGACCGCCAGCTCAGAGGCCGCCAGCCGTCCGTCGCTGCTGCAACTGCTCGAGCAGGTCACCCAGCCCCAACCCTCTCCGGAACCTCCAGCCCGGCGCCCGTCACCCCTGCCGCCACCACGGCCGGCCTGGGTCAGCCCCCTGGCCCGTCAGTGTGTCGATCTCGATCCGCGGCTGCGCCTGCGGCTGGAGCGGGAGCTCGAGGCGTTGCCCGTGCGCCGACGGCGGCTGCAGATCGATCCCAGCAACTACGGGGTCCGCTTCGAGAGGGATGCCTTCGGCCATCCGGTCGATCCCACCCCCCAGGTGGTGGTCCTGCATGAAACCGTGTATGGCATCGGCTCAGCCCTGCGCACCTTCCAGACCCCCCATCCCAGGGATGAAGACCAGGTGAGCTACCACACGCTGATCAGCCTCGATGGCCAGGTGATCGATGTGCTCGATCCCGGCCAGCGGGCCTTCGGGGCCGGTAATTCCGCCTTCAACGGCCGCTGGGTGGTCACCAACCCACGGGTGGGGGGCTCCATCAACAACTTCGCCCTGCACATCAGCCTGGAAACCCCCCTGGATGGGGAAGACAACGACAGCGGCCACAGCGGCTACAGCAGCAGGCAGTACGACGCCCTGGCCCTCGTGCTCACCGACTGGATGCGCCGCTTCCCGATTCCCGCCGCTCACATCACCACCCACCGGCAGGTGGATCTGGGTGGAGAGCGCGCCGATCCGCGCAGCTTCGAGTGGGGAGCGCTTCAGAGACGGCTGGCGGCCCTCGGTCAGCTCTGCTGA